A region of the Desulfonatronum thiodismutans genome:
ATGAGCACGATCCGGTCGCCCATGAACATGGCTTCCTCGGGATCGTGGGTGACCATGACCGTGGCCACGCCGCTGGATTTGAGCACGTGCAGGGTCTGATCGCGGATCTGGACCCGGAGCCGGGCGTCCAGGCTGGAAAACGGCTCGTCCAAGAGGATGATCCGCGGGCTGGGAGCCAGGGCCCGGGCCAGGGCCACGCGCTGTTGCTGACCCCCGGAGAGTTCGTGCGGATAGACCGCCGCGAAATCCCGCATGTTGACCTGCTCCAGGGCTTGAAGCGCCTTTTGTCGGCGGGTTTCCTTGGACGCGACGGCCGTCAGCCCGAACATGGTGTTTTCCAGGACCGTCAGGTGGGGAAAGAGGGCGAAGTCCTGGAACAGAAAGCCGGTGCCGCGCCGTTCCGGAAGCATCTGGCGATGCTGGTCCGCGATGACCTGGTCGTCGATCAGAATCCGGCCGTGTTGGAGTTCCTCCAGTCCGGCTATCAGCCGCAACAGAGTGGTCTTCCCACAGCCCGATGGTCCGAGCAGACAGACCACTTCGCCGGGTTGGACTTCGAGGTTGATGTTTTGCAGGACGGTCTTGGGGCCGTATGCATGGCGAATATCGCCGAGGATCAGGGACATGGAAAGGGCCTTTCGCTGTTGTCGTGGGTTGGGGGAAAAAGCTGTTGCATGAGTCGGTGGTTACGTCTGCCCGGGTCTGGATCTGGCGATCATCAGGCTGGCCAGAATCACGGGGATGATCCCGGCCAGGACAATGGCCAGGGATGAGCTGGACGACTCCTTGAGCAGGCCGTCCGAGGCCAGCTCGTAGGAGCGGATGGCCAGGGTGTTCAAACCAAAGGGGCGCATCATCAAGGTGGCCGGCAGTTCCTTCATTACGTCCACGAAAACCAGGACTCCAGCGCTGAGCAGGCTGGCGCGCATGATCGGCCCGTGCACCCGGCGCAGGGTCTGACCGGCGGACAGGCCCAGGGTCCTGGCCGCGCCGTCCATGTTGGGCGTGACCTTTTGCAGGCTGGCTTCGACGGTATTGGTGGACACGGCCAGGAAGCGGACCACGTAGGCGAAGATCAGCGCGGTCCAGGTGCCGGTAAGCAGCAGGCCCGTGGAGTAGCCGAAGAGCGTGCGGGCCAGATTGTCCACGGCGTTGTCCAGAAAGGCGAAGGGGATCATGATGCCCAAGGCGATGACCGCCCCGGGGATGGCGTAGCCCAGGGAAGCCGTTTGAACGGCGATCCCGGTGACCTTGCCCGGAACCAGCCTGCGACCGTAGGCCAGCAGGACCGCGGTCCCAACCGCCGCTACGGCGCTGATCCCGGCCAGGGAGAGGCTTGTTCCGGCCATGCGCAGATAGCGCGGATCGACGAAATTCCAGGTTTGCCATGTCCAGATAACCATCGCGCCCACCGGGAGAATGAATCCGAAGAACACCGGCAGAAAGCAGACCGTGAAGGCCAGCCCGGCGGAGATGCCGGAAAGCTGGAACCGGGGCAGTTGCCGGTAGTAGCCCGTGGTGTGGCTGACCCGTCCCCGCCTGGACCAGCGCTCCAGAAGAATCAGCCCCAGAATGAAGAACATCAGCACCGCGCCCAGTTGGGCGGCGATGGCCGGCTGTCCCAGTCCCAGCCAGGTCCGGTAGATTCCCGTGACGAACGTGTCCACGGCGAAGAAATCCACTGTTCCGAAATCATTCAATGTCTCCATCAGGGCCAGGGCCAGGCCCCCGGCGACCGCGGGCCTGGCCAGGGGCAGGGCCACGCCGAAAAAGGTGCTCCAGGCACCTCTGCCCAGGGTCCGGCTGGCGTCCAGGACGCAGACCGACTGCTCCAGAAAAGCCGCCCGGGAGAGCATGTAGACGTAAGGATAGAAGACCAGGGTCATCATCACGATGGCCCCGGGCAGGGAACGAATCTGAGGGAACCAATAGTCCGCCGCGGACCGCCAGCCAAAGGTTTCCCGCAGCAGGGTCTGCACCGGGCCGCCGTACTCCAGCAGTCCGGTATAGGTGAAGGCAATGACGTAGGCCGGGATGGCCAGAGGGATGATCAGGCTCCACTCGAAAAAACGCCGCCAGGGGAAGCTGGTCATGCTCACCAGCCAGGCCGTGCTCACCCCCAGCACAAGGGTTCCCACACCCACGCCAAGCATCAGACCCAGGGAATTGCCCACGTAGCGGGGCAGGACCGTGGTGGCCAAATGTTGCCACACTTCCAATGAAGGAACGAACAGGTGGGCCATAATCACCAGGATCGGCGCGGCCACAAGGGCGGCAAGGCCCAGAACCATGAACATCCAGATGCGCAAGCAGTGACTCCGGTGAATGGAATGAGCCCCGACGCGGTTAAGGAACCGCGTCAGGGCTGGGGTTGGGTATATCAGTTGTCAGGGTCGAGGGCGAAATCAATTCGCGCCCTACGACAGGAGATGTTTACCTCAGAGGTTGTTTCCGGGCAAACGATGTTGTGGCGGGGGATTTACCGCCAACCGGCGCGGTCCATGACCCGCACGGCTTCGGCATTGAATTTTTCGATCAAGGACAGATTAAGGTCGTCAGCCCTGAACTCGCCCATCTGAACCACCGGGCCGCTGGGTTGGACCTGGGGATTGACCGGATATTCGTTGTTGTCCCGGGCGTAGATGTCCTGGGCCTGCTGGCTTGAGAGAAACTCCAGGAGCTTCACGGCTTCGTCGATGTTCCGGGCGCTTTGCGTCACCCCGCC
Encoded here:
- a CDS encoding ABC transporter ATP-binding protein, yielding MSLILGDIRHAYGPKTVLQNINLEVQPGEVVCLLGPSGCGKTTLLRLIAGLEELQHGRILIDDQVIADQHRQMLPERRGTGFLFQDFALFPHLTVLENTMFGLTAVASKETRRQKALQALEQVNMRDFAAVYPHELSGGQQQRVALARALAPSPRIILLDEPFSSLDARLRVQIRDQTLHVLKSSGVATVMVTHDPEEAMFMGDRIVLMHQGRIVQTGTPVELYSKPVNAFVTTFFSDVNVIRGMVQGGQLATPLGRVASAGFQDGAEVEIMFRPETVQIFEADTTPPASSVPGEVLATRLLPGATLVHLRIASHAHGTPEKPGYTPDNAGEGIHLHARVPCLFPMPEGARVHVHVPMDQVYVFPAESS
- a CDS encoding ABC transporter permease gives rise to the protein MRIWMFMVLGLAALVAAPILVIMAHLFVPSLEVWQHLATTVLPRYVGNSLGLMLGVGVGTLVLGVSTAWLVSMTSFPWRRFFEWSLIIPLAIPAYVIAFTYTGLLEYGGPVQTLLRETFGWRSAADYWFPQIRSLPGAIVMMTLVFYPYVYMLSRAAFLEQSVCVLDASRTLGRGAWSTFFGVALPLARPAVAGGLALALMETLNDFGTVDFFAVDTFVTGIYRTWLGLGQPAIAAQLGAVLMFFILGLILLERWSRRGRVSHTTGYYRQLPRFQLSGISAGLAFTVCFLPVFFGFILPVGAMVIWTWQTWNFVDPRYLRMAGTSLSLAGISAVAAVGTAVLLAYGRRLVPGKVTGIAVQTASLGYAIPGAVIALGIMIPFAFLDNAVDNLARTLFGYSTGLLLTGTWTALIFAYVVRFLAVSTNTVEASLQKVTPNMDGAARTLGLSAGQTLRRVHGPIMRASLLSAGVLVFVDVMKELPATLMMRPFGLNTLAIRSYELASDGLLKESSSSSLAIVLAGIIPVILASLMIARSRPGQT